The genomic DNA ATTTGCTGGCGGTACACAAAACGCAAGATGTGCACAACGGCCAAGTGGTGGTTGCCCGTGTCGATGACGATGTGACCGTGAAGCGTCTTGAGAAAAAAGGTTCGCAAGTGGTGCTTCATGCTGAAAACGACGAATTTATGCCAATTTCGGTGGACTTAACCGCACAATCGCTGACTATTGAAGGCGTCGCTGTGGGCGTGATCCGTAATACCGACTGGATGTAATCTGGACCTTGGCGGGCGATAGCGTCCGCCATTGGAACGCGGTTAAAAAAACACCTTTGCATTCTTGCTCAGTTAAACGATAATTATTATCATCAGTGATTATCGTGTGTGGAGGTGTCCGTGCGTACTCAACAGCATTCTGTTCCCAGTAAGCTATTTAAGCCAATGTGGCTGCGCAGTCGTGAGAGCCTGACTGACGACGGCGTGATCTATGATCCCATGGCGGCTGCCGCTTGCCAGGGGTGCGTGTTGCAACCTGAATGTGACTGGCACAACCTAGATCAAACCCAGCTTCTCTATGCCACGCTGACCAGCCAATGCGATGGCATCGTAAAACAATTCTTAGCCCAGCATCCCACTGCGTGGATTATTAACGTGGGTGGCGGACTCGATACCCGTTTTTACCGACTAGATAACGGCCGCTGTCGCTGGTTGGAAGTGGACGTGGACGAGACCCTGCTCTGGCGAGAGCGCCTCTTTCATACCAGTGAGCGTTTTCGCATGGTGCAAGGTTCGGTAAAGCAGCTTGATTGGCTGGAGCAACTGGCGGTGCCTGCTGGTCATCCCACCATGCTGATTTGCGATCAAGCCTTGCTAGAATGCACTAACCAAGAAATTTCTGCCTTTTGCCACCACATTAGCCGTTATTTCCCTCAACTTGAGGCTTGTTTGGTCTTGGCGGGGGATAAATGTCATACCCGAATGGGTCAAAAACTCGGCTGTGAGCGCTATCAACACGGATTCACCGATCCCAGAATGGCGATCATTAATGCGTTACCTTGGGCGTGTCGCGTGGAAGAAAAATCTCCGCTCGATAAGCCGTGCCCACGGTGGCGTCTATGGCAGCGTGCACTGGCAGCGATGCCTCGCTATCGCCTCCGCTTTACGCCGGTGGTGCTACATATCGAAATCTGATGCCATGGAGCCCCCTGCTTACTGTGTTGAGCATCAGTATGTGCTTGGCATCACAATCTTTTTCCCTCTGTTTTTTTGTCCTTTGGGCAAACCTCTCCTAAATTGAATGTAAATAAAACGTTAATGAATGTGACCAGCTGTATCGAGGTTTTTCCTTAACGACGGCTTGCTGATATCGCTACTCTGACCGCTATCACAGCGTGCGACGTTGATATGTGGCGACAAGCAGTAAGGCTTTGCATTGATGCCGTGAGGCAGGAGGGAGCCGTGCTGAGGCACCAACGACGAATCCTAGCGCTGAGTTTAATAATGTTCAGTGGCGGTGCAGTAGCCACAGAGCGCGAAGGCTGGAATCTCACCCAAGGGGTGACGGCCATCAGCCAGCAGGTGTATGACCTGCATATGACCATTTTCTACATCTGTGTCGCAATTGGCGTACTGGTGTTTGGGGTAATGTTTTGGGCCATCATCCGTCACCGTAAATCCAAAGGCGCGAAGCCTGCCTCATTCCATGAAAGCACCAAGGTAGAAATTGCGTGGACGCTCGTGCCGTTTTTGATTTTGGTTGGTATGGCGATTCCGGCCACCCAGGTGTTACTTGATATGGAAGACACCACCGAGCCGGAGCTCACGGTGCAGGTCACGGGCTCACAATGGAAGTGGCATTATCGCTATTTTGACCATGACGTTGCCTTCTTTTCACTGCTTGCCTCCAGCCCCGAACAAATCCGCAATGAAAGACAAAAGCGCGACACCTATTTGCTCGAGGTTGATCAGCCGTTGGTGTTGCCAGTCGGGCGCAAGGTGCGTTTTTTAATCACCTCACAAGATGTGATTCATTCGTGGTGGGTGCCCGCCTTTGCGGTGAAGAAAGATGCTAACCCCGGTTTTATTAATGAGGCGTGGACCAAAATTGATAAGCCCGGCATTTATCGCGGCCAATGTGCAGAGCTGTGTGGTAAAGACCACGGCTTTATGCCGATTGTGGTGATTGCCAAGCCGCAAGAGGAATTTGATGCTTGGGTGCAAAAAACGGCCCTAGCACAGCAAAAAGCGCGCGAAGAGGAGCAACGCTTGCTGGACATGGAAATGCCGATGGATGAGCTGATGGCGCTTGGCAAACAAGTGTATGACAGCCGTTGTGGCATGTGTCATCAAAGCGAAGGACAAGGGATGCCGGGTGTGTTCCCCGCGTTGGCCGGCGCTGAGATTGCCATTCAACCGGATAGGTTGGTCGATCATATTGATATTGTCGTCAACGGCAAAGCAGGTACCGCCATGCAAGCGTTTGGTCCGCAATTGTCGCTCAAAGAATTGGCGGCGGTGGTGACCTATGAGCGTAATGCGTGGGGCAATGACACCGGTGATACCGTACAAGCTGCGCAAATCAACGCGGTAAAGTCAGGTGAAGATCTTTAGGAGCGCGTGATGACAGATACTACCCCAGATACCTTGCATGACGATCATCACCATAAACCGCGTGGGATCATGCGTTGGGTGTTGACCACCAACCACAAAGACATTGGCTCCATGTATCTGATTTTTAGCTTCACCATGTTCTTACTGGGTGGGGCGATGGCGATGGTGATCCGTGCTGAGCTTTTCCAGCCCGGCTTGCAACTGGTTGAGCCTAACTTTTTCAACCAAATGACCACAGTACACGGTTTGATCATGGTGTTTGGCGCGGTGATGCCTGCGTTTACCGGTTTGGCTAACTGGATGGTGCCGATGATGATAGGGGCGCCGGACATGGCGCTGCCACGAATGAATAACTGGAGCTTTTGGATCCTGCCGTTTGCGTTCTTACTGCTTATTGGTTCCTTGTTTATGGAAGGCGGCGGCCCTAACTTTGGCTGGACGTTTTACGCGCCGCTGTCGACCACTTATAGCCCAGACAGTACCGGCCTGTTTGTCTTTGCTCTGCATATCATGGGGATCAGCTCAATCATGGGGGCCATCAATGTGATTGTCACCATCACCAATATGCGTGCGCCGGGCATGACCTACATGAAAATGCCGCTGTTTGTTTGGACGTGGCTGATCACGGCTTTTTTGCTGATTGCGGTAATGCCGGTATTGGCAGGGGCAGCCACCATGGTGCTTACCGATAAGTACTTTGGTACCAGCTTTTTTGATGCCGCGGGGGGCGGCGATCCTGTGATGTTCCAGCATATTTTCTGGTTCTTTGGTCACCCCGAGGTCTACATCATGATTTTGCCCAGCTTTGGCATTATCTCGGCCATTGTCCCAGCGTTTTCACGTAAGCGCCTGTTTGGCTATAGCTCGATGGTGTATGCCACCGCCTCGATCGCGGGGTTAAGCTTTTTGGTATGGGCGCACCATATGTTCACCACCGGGATGCCTGTGTTTGCCGAATTGTTTTTCATGTTCTGCACCATGCTGATCTCGGTGCCGACTGGGGTGAAGGTCTTTAACTGGGTCGCCACCATGTGGCGAGGATCCTTGACCTTTGAAGTGCCCATGTTGTTTGCAATTGCCTTTATTGTGCTGTTCACCATCGGCGGGTTTTCGGGCTTGATGCTGGCGATCACGCCGGTCGATTTTCAGTATCACGATACCTATTTTGTGGTCGCGCATTTCCACTATGTGCTGGTTTCGGGGGCGGTGTTCTCGATTATGGCCGCGGCTTACTACTGGCTCCCCAAGTGGACCGGCCATATGTTTAATGAAACCTTGGCCAAGTGGCACTTTTGGTGCTCGGTGATTTCGGTCAATGTGCTTTTCTTCCCCATGCACTTTCTGGGACTGGCGGGGATGCCACGCCGGATCCCTGATTATGCGCTGCAATTTGCGGACGTGAACGCCATTGTCAGCATCGGTGGCTTTGCCTTCGGTTTATCGCAACTGATCTTCTTGGTTGTGGTGGTTAAGTGCGCACGTGGTGGTGCACCAGCAGCTGCCAAGCCGTGGGATGGCGCGGAAGGTCTGGAGTGGACCGTGCCTTCACCGGCACCGTATCACACCTTTGAGACACCACCGGATCTGAAGGAGGTGCGCGATGGCCACTGAGTCCGCGCGCTCCGTGCGCCGCTTACTGCTGCTCGCCGTGGCGATGTTTGGCTTTGCGTTTGCCTTAGTGCCTTTGTACGACGTGTTCTGTGAAGTCACTGGGATCAATGGCAAAACCGATAATGAGGTCGCCGCATCCAGTGCGGGTATTGACCAAGACCGCTTGGTGACTGTCGAGTTTATTGCCTACACCAACCCAGGGATGCGCTGGACGTTTGAGCCGCAAGTTAATCAGATGCAAGTGCATCCTGGTGAGACCCATACCATCAATTACCTAGCGACCAACAATGCGCGTTATGACACGGTAGGCCAAGCGGTGCCTTCGGTCTCGCCGGGATTGGCGGCACAGTACTTTAATAAAATCGAATGTTTTTGCTTTAACCGTCAGCCACTGCCGCGTGGTGAGGATGCCTCCTTACCGCTTATCTTCTACGTGGATCCCGAGTTGCCGGATGATATTAACCACTTAACGCTGGCTTACACCTTGTTTGATGTGACTGCCAGCGCCAAAGAATAAGGAGGCGCTCATGGCGACGCCTGAACGTTACTATGTCCCTGCGGCGAGTATTTGGCCGATTGTTGGTGCGGTGGCGCTGTTCCTGATTGCCGCTGGCGCAGGCGCCACGGTGGGTGGCTTGTTTGGTGGCAACGGCCCTTGGTTGTTGCTGGCAGGCACTGTGCTTATTTTGATTATGCTCACCGGCTGGTTTCGCGACGTGATCCGCGAATCTATGCAAGGGCTGTACTCGGCGCAAATGGACCGTTCTTTTCGCCAAGGAATGAGCTGGTTTATTTTCTCTGAGGTGATGTTTTTTGGCGCTTTTTTTGGTGCGCTCTTTTATGCCCGTTTTATCGCTGTCCCGTGGCTCGGTGGTGCGAGTAACAATGCGATGACCGCAGAGGTACTCTGGCCGGATTTTGTCGCCCAGTGGCCACTCACTTTAACCCCGGGCGGGATTGAAACCACCGCGATGCCGGCGATGGGGCTGCCCTTGCTTAACACACTGATCCTACTGACCTCGTCGGTCACGCTCCATATTGCCCATACCGCGATTGAAAAAAATCAGCGTGAGCGATTGAAAGGCTTTTTACTGGTGACTGTGCTGCTTGGAGCACTGTTTATGTTCTTTCAAGGCGAAGAGTATGTGCACGCCTATCAAGAAATGAATCTGCGTCTCGACTCCGGGGTGTATGGCAATACCTTTTATCTATTAACTGGCTTTCATGGTCTACACGTGACTTTGGGCACCATCATGTTGTTGGTGGTGTGGCTACGTGTGATGCGTGGGCATTTTAGCCCTGAGCATCACTTTGGCTTTCAAGCCAGTGCCTGGTATTGGCACTTTGTCGATGTGGTCTGGCTATGCCTGTTTGTCTTTGTGTATATCTTGTAGCTCAGTAAGGGCGCGGGTTGGGGGCAATCCAGCCCATGGAGAGCGCAATCAGCAATAACACGAAGACAACCACGGAAAACAGCACACGCCGACCGAGATAACGCGATAAAGGCACGGAACTATCGCCTTTTAGGAGTACCGGCAAGGCACGAAAGAGGTTAAACAGAATAAAAACCAGTAAGCAAATCAGAATAGCTTTGACCAACATAGCGCTCCTTAGCGCAATAGGTAATCATGAAACAAGGACGGCGAATGGGGTTTCTGATATTGACTGTGGTTGTGGTCTTGCTGCTCGTCAAGTTAAGCCACTGGCAATGGACGCGTGGCGAGCAAAAAGCCCAACACCTGGCACAGTTTGAGGCCAATCAAGCACCGGAATCGCTCTCAGGCACGGTGCAAAAAGGGCAATACCTGGCGATCGATGGCCAGTTTCGCCCCGAGTTTGCCGTGTGGCTCGATAATCAGACCC from Salinivibrio kushneri includes the following:
- a CDS encoding class I SAM-dependent methyltransferase, with product MRTQQHSVPSKLFKPMWLRSRESLTDDGVIYDPMAAAACQGCVLQPECDWHNLDQTQLLYATLTSQCDGIVKQFLAQHPTAWIINVGGGLDTRFYRLDNGRCRWLEVDVDETLLWRERLFHTSERFRMVQGSVKQLDWLEQLAVPAGHPTMLICDQALLECTNQEISAFCHHISRYFPQLEACLVLAGDKCHTRMGQKLGCERYQHGFTDPRMAIINALPWACRVEEKSPLDKPCPRWRLWQRALAAMPRYRLRFTPVVLHIEI
- the coxB gene encoding cytochrome c oxidase subunit II, whose translation is MFSGGAVATEREGWNLTQGVTAISQQVYDLHMTIFYICVAIGVLVFGVMFWAIIRHRKSKGAKPASFHESTKVEIAWTLVPFLILVGMAIPATQVLLDMEDTTEPELTVQVTGSQWKWHYRYFDHDVAFFSLLASSPEQIRNERQKRDTYLLEVDQPLVLPVGRKVRFLITSQDVIHSWWVPAFAVKKDANPGFINEAWTKIDKPGIYRGQCAELCGKDHGFMPIVVIAKPQEEFDAWVQKTALAQQKAREEEQRLLDMEMPMDELMALGKQVYDSRCGMCHQSEGQGMPGVFPALAGAEIAIQPDRLVDHIDIVVNGKAGTAMQAFGPQLSLKELAAVVTYERNAWGNDTGDTVQAAQINAVKSGEDL
- the ctaD gene encoding cytochrome c oxidase subunit I — its product is MTDTTPDTLHDDHHHKPRGIMRWVLTTNHKDIGSMYLIFSFTMFLLGGAMAMVIRAELFQPGLQLVEPNFFNQMTTVHGLIMVFGAVMPAFTGLANWMVPMMIGAPDMALPRMNNWSFWILPFAFLLLIGSLFMEGGGPNFGWTFYAPLSTTYSPDSTGLFVFALHIMGISSIMGAINVIVTITNMRAPGMTYMKMPLFVWTWLITAFLLIAVMPVLAGAATMVLTDKYFGTSFFDAAGGGDPVMFQHIFWFFGHPEVYIMILPSFGIISAIVPAFSRKRLFGYSSMVYATASIAGLSFLVWAHHMFTTGMPVFAELFFMFCTMLISVPTGVKVFNWVATMWRGSLTFEVPMLFAIAFIVLFTIGGFSGLMLAITPVDFQYHDTYFVVAHFHYVLVSGAVFSIMAAAYYWLPKWTGHMFNETLAKWHFWCSVISVNVLFFPMHFLGLAGMPRRIPDYALQFADVNAIVSIGGFAFGLSQLIFLVVVVKCARGGAPAAAKPWDGAEGLEWTVPSPAPYHTFETPPDLKEVRDGH
- a CDS encoding cytochrome c oxidase assembly protein, which codes for MATESARSVRRLLLLAVAMFGFAFALVPLYDVFCEVTGINGKTDNEVAASSAGIDQDRLVTVEFIAYTNPGMRWTFEPQVNQMQVHPGETHTINYLATNNARYDTVGQAVPSVSPGLAAQYFNKIECFCFNRQPLPRGEDASLPLIFYVDPELPDDINHLTLAYTLFDVTASAKE
- a CDS encoding cytochrome c oxidase subunit 3 — protein: MATPERYYVPAASIWPIVGAVALFLIAAGAGATVGGLFGGNGPWLLLAGTVLILIMLTGWFRDVIRESMQGLYSAQMDRSFRQGMSWFIFSEVMFFGAFFGALFYARFIAVPWLGGASNNAMTAEVLWPDFVAQWPLTLTPGGIETTAMPAMGLPLLNTLILLTSSVTLHIAHTAIEKNQRERLKGFLLVTVLLGALFMFFQGEEYVHAYQEMNLRLDSGVYGNTFYLLTGFHGLHVTLGTIMLLVVWLRVMRGHFSPEHHFGFQASAWYWHFVDVVWLCLFVFVYIL
- a CDS encoding DUF2909 family protein, with the translated sequence MLVKAILICLLVFILFNLFRALPVLLKGDSSVPLSRYLGRRVLFSVVVFVLLLIALSMGWIAPNPRPY